A segment of the Candidatus Dormiibacterota bacterium genome:
CGCTTCGCCTTATTAACATGTTTTGCGCTCGGGTCCCCTAGCAGTTTGGTTAACAGTTTCATAACCTAATTATCTTAGCACAGCAAAGCCCACTTACCAGATTGGAGGTGCGATTAAGAATTATCGTCAGAGGGTTTCCAGAATTTGAGCAGCCGGCCGCGCTTGGGCATATGCTTTTCTTTGTACTTAAGAACTTGCGATTTGATTTTGGCTTCACAGATATCTATAGCAGCATACATGTTCAGAGTGGCTTCTTTGGCATATAGCTGGGATTTGGGCAGGTTAATAGAAACCTCACAGACAAAGCTGTTGTCTTCCCGCCCTGATTTATCGAATTCTAAAACCACATGGCCGTGTACGTGTGGCACTTGTTTTAATATATAGCGGTCTAGTTGGCCTAGCTTACTTTGGGCGTACTTTACTACTCGCGCGTCAAGCTCAAAGTGGCGGCCGGTTATCTGCAGATCTATCATAGATAGTCGCTCCCGTAATATTCACGTAGTGCCTTTGGAATCTTAACTTTGCCATCAGGGGTCTGGTGATTTTCCACCAGTGCAATGAGCACCCGACTAATAGCCGCGGCTGTGGCATTGAGAGTATGCACATGAATTGTGCTGCCTTTGTTATTGCGGGTGCGAATATCCAAACGGCGGGCTTGATAATCTGTGCAATTAGCGGCACTGGTAAGTTCACGGTACTCACCCTCTGCCGGGCTCCAATATTCCACATCGTACTTCTGGTAATGCGGCGCTCCCATATCTCCGGCGGCGGTCCTTGTTACCCGATACGGTATCTCCAGTTGACGGCAGATATCCTCCTCAAGCTTCACCAGTTTCTGTAGCCATTCGTCGCTCTGCTCAGGCGCGCAGAAAACGTATAGTTCAAGCTTATTAAACTGATGAACCCTAAACAGTCCCTTGCTATGCTTACCATAGGAACCGGCTTCGCGGCGGTAAGAGGGGCTCCAGCCGACATAAAGGGCTGGCAGCTGCTTAGGATCTAATATTTCATCTGCATGGTAACCGGTTAGCGGCATTTCGGCCGTTGCGACCAAATGCAGGTCCTCGCCCTCCACACTGTAAATCTGCTGTTCTGGACCTTGAGGATTAAAACCGGTGCCGTCTGCGATTCGCCCGTTCACCAGGTGCGGTACATCCATAGGCAGGAAGCCGGCCGCCTCGGCTGCCTCAAGACCCAGGCGTTTAATAGCCATTTCAAGCTTAACGGCCGCTCCTTTTAAGTAGTAAAACTTGGCTCCGGCAACCTTTGCACCGCGTTCGAAATCGATTAAGTCATGTTCTTGCAGCCAGGAGGCGTGACCGGCGACCTTGGCCGGTTTAGCTTTACCCCACGCCCTCTCTTCCTTATTTGATTCCTCGCCTCCCTCAGGAGTATCCTCGGCAAGCAGATTGGGAGCCTGTTTGATTAAGTCGTGATACTGCCCATCCAGCTTGCCGAAATCGGCTGCTTTTTGCTCTAGCTGCTCTTTAACATTCTGTAGGTCTTTAAGTTCAGCCGGAGTTGGCTTACCGCCGACATTAAGCTTGGACCTCAGCCCCTCCACTTCACGCATCACATCTGAACGCTGCCTATCGGCAGCTAGCAGCTTATCAATATCTACTTTTACGCCACGCAGTTTTGCTGAGCGTTTGTACTCTTCAGGATTTTCACGCAGATGTTTAATATCGATCATTATAGTAATTGTACTCTAGGCACGAGATAAACGCTAAGCCTCAAACCGCAGCCGCCCGACCAACCATTTACTATCCAGGCTGGCCAAAAACCATCCGGCCTTAGGCCCGTAGTCTTTCCCCAGAATCACTCGATAAATAGCCTGGAATGCTTCCTGGGGTGCAAGGTCAGCCTCGTCTTTAGCCTGGTATATTAGCTCATGCATATCCTGGCCGCTTGCCGCCTTTTTAGCTTCTACTAGGTCGGCCAACTTAGTCAGGAACTGTTTCTGGCCGGAGCTTAAATCGATTTTCGGCATTTTTTCCTGCAGTTCAAGCTTTATCTCTTCAGGGGCGTATTTATTTAACCAGTTGCCAGCAAATTTCAGTTCGCGCTTAATAACATCGGCTTCAGCTTTAACGGCCTCTTCATAGTCTGTGCGCCTTAAGATTTCGAGCGTTTCCGGTTCATCTCTTTTAGCCGCCTGGTAAACCGAAACCAGGTGCTTGAATGGAATAGTGGAAATAACTTGGTCCTTATTACCGGCAACGGCGAACTCATAGGCATCACGAAATTCGTGACCTTCATCACTGCCAGCTGCTGCAAACTCGTCAATGAGATTAGCCAAACCAATGCCGGAGTCGAACTGCAGCTTCTTTTCCGGGCGGCTGCGTACGATGAAGTAGCGCAGAATTTCGGGCGGCATAATCTCCAGAGCTTCTTTCGGAGTAATAATTTTGCCGTAAGATGAGCTCATTTTTTTTGCTTCACCGGCCAAGTGAATATGGCCATACCGACCAGCGTCATAAGGCGGCTCGGCGCCAAATATATGCCGGCAAAACTCAGCGCCAGTTTCGTAAGAGCCGCCGGCCGCTCCATGCTCTTGCATGCCAAACGGCTCAACATCCACACCTAGTTCAGCCCATCTGGCTGGCCAATCCAAGCGCCAATCGAGCTTGGCACGGCCGTCATCATACTTGATACCGCCCAAGGTCTTCGCTGTCTGGTCCCAGCTGTCCTTAGTAGCTCTAATTAATTTATTATTCTCGCCTATCAACGACACCGGCAACCAATCTTTTGGCAGGCTGCGGTTGGCCAGTTTTTCGAAAATACCCTTTATCTCCTGCACATGCTGGATAACCTTCTCTATATAGCTTGTCATACGGCCGGTCTTGTATAGCTCTTCATAGCTGCGTACGACTTCTGCTTTTATCCCCATGGGCTCGAAATACTGCTGGAATTCACCAAAGAAATGCTCAGCATAAGATTTATGGCAGTCACCATTAGGGTCGGGCACCAGGCAGATCGGCCAGCCAACGTATTTTTCATACTTTTTGGGCAGAAAATCATAGCGTTTGCGCAACGGGTCGAAATTATCTACCACATGGATATGCCGTGCTTTGCGCCCACGTTCGCGCACAGCCCAAGCCAGCGCATCTGCCGTTATGATTTCCCTATAGTGGCCGATATGGTAGGAAGCCGAGGGGGATATACCGCTTGAAACTATAACTTCACCCTTGGGGTACCGTTTAATAATTTCTTCGGCGGTAACATCTAGCCAATACTTACTGTCAGTTAAATTTGTCATTACATGTATTGTAGCAATTAAGCCTTCACAAACAAAAAAGAGCCCTCTCGGGCTCTTTTTCCAAAAACAGAGTTTATTCTATATGTTTGACTTTATAGGTCATAGTCCCGGAGGGAACCTCTACGGCAATTTCGTCGCCCTTCTTCTTGCCCAAGAGAGCCTGGCCGATCGGAGATTCATTCGAAATTTTACCCTCTTCTGGGTTAGCTTCATGCGTGCCTACAATTGTGAATTTTTGTACACCTCCTTCAACCTCAATATGGACGGTTGAGCCAATGCCAACTGCCCCATTAGTCTTGGGGGTTTCAATAATTACAGCGTTTTTCAGAATATGTTCAATCTCAGCAATACGACCCTCTACAAATGACTGGTGGTCTTTGGCTGCATCATACGAGGCGTTCTCGCTTAAGTCCCCGTACTCTTTGGCTTCTTTAAGCTCACGTGCAACTGCCTGACGCTGGTTGTGGGTTAAATCGTGAAGTTCTTCCTTGAGCTTTTCTACCCCTTCTTTGGTCAGGTAAAAGTCTCTCTTGTTAGTTGTGTTTTGCATACTGGTTTTCCTTTCTGTCGCAGCAGTAGGCTGAAAAAAATTCTCGAGGTGTGACCTCGAGCCTCTTAAATGCCTATTGCCCTACTATTTTCAGCCAACCGGCTTAAAGCGTCAATAGTTACTATTGTCAATTATAAATAAACTTAAGATTTTGGCTTTTAAAAGGGATTACTTTACGCATCCCTGGGGGCGCTTAAAGCACCAGGCCAAAGTATCTCTAACCGCCGGCGCGGCATACTGGGCACCCTCTCCAGAATTCTCTATCAGTACAACAATTACAATTTGAGGATCATTATATGGGGCGAAGGCTTCAAACCAAGCATGCGGGGCGCGCTTGCCCTCGGGGTCAGTTTCAGCCGTACCGGTCTTGGCTGCCACTGGTACCGGAACCTGCTCCTCTATCAAACAACAGGCCGTGCCGGTGGTAACTGCCTGGCGCATACCTTCACGAACAGTTGCCAAGTGCTGCGGATCAATAAAGCCCTTGCGTACTACCTCTGACTTGGCCGTAGCAGTAGGATTGCCAGCGCCATCCAGTGAGGCTTTAAAGAAATGTGGTCTAATGATATCGCCGCCATTAGCAATCGCCGAAATAGCCACTGCCATCTGAAGGGGTGAAACCAGCATGTCTCCCTGGCCCACGGCAATATTGTACGAGTCCCCCAGTACCCACGACTCGCCGCTGAGGCGCTTTTTGTACTCTGGGGTAGGTACGCGGCCCGCTGACTGTTCGGGAATATCCACCTCTGGTTTCTGACCTAATCCAAACTTGTGATAGTAGCTCACTAAACGATCCACCCCCAAACCCTTGATATTTCCATAGCCCCCACCGACGGTATAAAAGTACACGTTTGAGCTGAGCGCTAGGGCTCTTACTAGGTTCACCACCCCCAAGCCACCCGGCTCGTAACTACGAAAAGTATACTTAACGTTTGGGTCGTAGCGGTTAGTGATCTCCAGCTGGCCTGAATCATTCACGGTTGTACCGGAGCCCACTACCTTTTCCTGCAAAGCCGCAGCTGCTACCAAGGGTTTAATAATCGAACCCGAAGGATAAGCGCCGGCCGTTAGTTTATTAAACAAAGGCTGGCCTGGGTCATCCGTTAGTTTTTTATAATCGGCCGCACTGATGCCTTTTGCAAACAAATTATTATCGTACGTTGGCAGATTAACGGCAGCTAGAATCTCTCCAGTTCTAGGATGCATGGCAATACCGGCTCCGCGCTTACTGCCACTGGCCGTTAGCTGGGCTGCAATCGATTCGGCCAGCTTCTTCTGCAGTTCCCAGTCGATTGAAAGCATGATGTTCTGGCCTGGTTCGGCCCGTTTGGATGTTAAAAGCTTAACTGGTCGGCCTCCTGAATCGACTTCGGCCTGCTCGCTGCCGTTACGCCCCCGCAAGGTATCTTCGTACTGACGCTCGATTCCTAACTTTCCCACTAGGTCGGTAGAGATGTAAGAAGGGTTACGCTTAAGATCCTCCGGGCTGACCCGGCCTGTATAGCCCAGGATAGCCGCCAAAGAACCTCCGTCTAGATATTCTCTAATCGGGTTAACATCTATGCTGAAACCCGGTACTGTGAGAATCGCCTCATCAAACCGCAGCTCCTTTTCCCTCGCAAGTCTGGGGGTGATTAATTGCGGCTGGTTCTGCAGTAGGCAGATCTGCTGAGCTCTTTCCTTAAGTGCCTCGGTTTTACCTGACCGGTTAATGCAATCGCCTTCTGCTTTTGCGGCTATTTCGGCCTCAGGTACTCCTGTTAACTCTGCTACACGAGCATAAACCGCCTGCCGCTGGGCTTTCTCGCGTGGGAGCAGGCTTGGCACTACCGTTACCTCAGAACTGGCTAGGTTCTTGGCCAATGCTATCTTGTGTCGATCATAAACCACTCCCCTGGGCGCGCGAACGATTTTCTGCCGAATTCGATTACCCTCAGCCAAACTCAAATTGCGCTCCCCTCCGATAATCTGCAGCCTAAAGAGCTGCACCACTAGGATACTGAATAACAGCACTACGACAGCCGCTATTACCCCTAATGGCTGGCGGCTGGTCGGCGTCTCCAGCACGCCCGCAGCGGCATCGGCCGGCAGAATAGCGTCGGCCCAACGCTCATTGCCTCGCTGATCGCGCTTGATCGTCATTCTGTCTGATCGGGGGTGGTCTTCACCGGCGTAGCCGAATAAGGGTTTATCGTTTTTCACTGGGCTCGCATCCCCCCTCCTTTTGGCCGGCTTATCAAATTACCAGCTAGAAGCAGTCCGGTCTGTACCAGTACTACCCCTAGGGAATTCACTATCACCTCAGCGGCTATTAGCCAGGATATCTGGCTAAAATCAGAGGTCTGCAGCTGAACGTCTGCACCAGCTATAATAGCCAGGTTAAATACCAGGGTCGCCATAGCTGCCGCTCCGGCCATAACCCACCATGATTCAAGATGAAATCCAAGCTGACGGACAATAATAAGGGCCAGAGCCAGGGTGGTGTAAAAAGCCATTCGCAGGCCAAAATCGCTGCCGCTGGTGATATCTAAGAGTAGTCCTCCCCCGATAGCCAGAGCTAGGGTAAAAGTAGCTGAGAACCGCAAACTAGCAATGATAATTGCTACAATCATGAGATTTGGTATTACTCCCAAAGGCCGCATAAAGCCAAAAAACCCGGTCTGCAGGACCATTATCAGTATGATAGCTAGGAGGTATGCAAAAACTTTCATAGTTAGCGCACTATAACGTAGACGTATTCGAGCCGATTAAATTTCAGATCTGAAACCAAACGGGCATTCTGAAACACGCCGTTTTCCAGCTTTTGCACCGTCTCTATGCGCCCAATCATGATGCCTTTCGGAATGTTTGTACCAAGCCCGCTGGTAATAACCGCGTCCCCAGGGCGGATATCTTCGTTCTGGGCGATTTTATCCATTAAAAACCCACCACCAATCTGGCCACGTACCGTACCTGTCGGGCGGCTGGGACGGTCCTGGTCTACACCCGACACCCTAAAGTTCGGATCAACCACCAAAAATACTTTGGCAGTACCTGCAGTAACCTCACTAATAGTGCCTACTAGCGAGCCTTCTGAAACAACGGCCATACCCGAAGCAATACCATCTGCGCTGCCACGATTGATAGTAATAAAGTGCCTGAAATTATCAGGCTGATAGCCTATAACCTCTCCGCCAACTAGCCGGCTGGCTTCTATGGCAGTAAAGTTCAACTGTTTGCGCAGGCTCTCGTTCTCGGCTTTCAGTTCGGTATTCTGGCTGATTCTCTGGCGCAGAGATGCATTCTCTTGCCGTAAGCGCTTATTTTCCTGTGATAGTTGATTAATAGAGAACAGCACATCGAAGAAACCAGCACCAGAGCTACCGGCCTGGCTTGAAGTCATCTGGGCAGGAGCGATAGCATAAGCAATAGCCGCCTTTACCGGCGCTAGAGCGCCGGCCGCGTTCACGACAGCCAGGGTGGCACCCAAGAGGGTTAAAGCTATCAATCGCTTGGTGGGCCCTCTGTTCATCGCCTCATTAGCCCGTAATCTTACCGTACTGAGTCGGTACTAAAATGTCTTTCAGGGAATCTAAGTCTTCCAAGACCAGGCCTGTGCCTCTGGCAACAGAAGTCAGCGGGTCATCTGCAATGTAGATCGGCATATTAGTTTCTTGATGCAGCAGTGTATCCAGCCCCGCAAGTAGTGCCCCTCCACCGGCAAGCACAATACCACGCTCCATAATGTCTGACACTAGCTCGGGTGGTGTTTCTTCAATCGTAATACGAATAGCGTCGGTAATCTCCCGGACACTTCTGGCTAGCGCCATCCTAATCTGCTCAGCTGAAACATTAATCTGCTTAGGCAAGCCAGTTACTAGATCACGCCCTCGCATCGGAGCGGTTTGCTTGCCGGCCCGTATAGGATAGGCTGAACCGATAGCAATCTTGATATTCTCGGCAGTCCGTTCGCCAATTTGAAGATTAAACTCCTCTCGGGCATATTTCATGATATCTTCGTTCAGCTCATCACCAGCTATACGCAGGCTGCGGGAAGCAACAATGCCGCCCAGGGAGATTATTGCCACTTCGGTCGTACCGCCGCCGATGTCTACCACCATTGAACCGGCCGCGTCATGAATCGGCAGACGACTACCGATTGCCGCAGCCATCGGTTCTTCAATTAAAAACGTTTGCCTAGCACCGGCGTTGGTAGCCGCGTCTTCTACTGCCCGCTTCTCAACCTCCGTTACTCCTGAAGGAATGCCAATTACCACTCTAGGTCTAGGTAGAAAACTGTAGCGGTCGGTATGCACCTTCTCTATAAAATAGCGCAACATTTGCTCAGTAACCTCAAAATCGCTCACCACCCCATCAACCAAAGGTCTAGTGGCTACAATACTGGCCGGTGTCTTACCCACCATGTTTTTAGCTTCTTCACCAATAGCTAGAATTTGGTTGGTTTTGGTATTAATAGCCACTACACTCGGCTCGCTAATAACGATGCCTCGCCCCCTTACATATACCAGGGTATTAGCCGTACCGAGATCTATGCCAATGTCGTGCGAAAACTTTCCTAATATCCGATTTATCATATCTGGATTAACTGCCTTATTTACGTTAAGCTCCAACACCAGTAGCTCAACCTGCTCACATAACCATCTTTGCTAGTAGTTTATCAGGAGCAATCAGGGGCAACAAGGTTAAAAAAGGTGTTCGAATTCAAACCCACACCTAGTACCAGATGTGCTGTACAATTTGTGTGCTCAATAATGGCCAAAACTACTTCTGTTTGAGCGGCTCTGACGCTTCAGCTAGTGGAATTAATTTAGCCTTATCTATATTACGGAATTTCAGCTCGGCCGATTCATGCTCTAGCGTCTTGGGGCTAACGGTCAGCCTTACCGGGCAGCCAATCAAATCGGCATCAGTAAACTTAATTCCGGCGCTTTCAAGGCGGTCATCGTATATCACATCATTCCCGTTGTCCTGAAGATCCTGATACAGCTTATCGGCAGCGGCCTTCACTTTCTGGTCATCACCCAGACATATCAAATGTATATCGGCCGGGGCAACATTTCTTGGCCACAAAATACCTTTCTCATCGTTGTAAACCTCTACTATCGCCCCCATAGCACGACTGATGCCTATGCCATAACAGCCCATTACGGGGTGATGCTGTTTGCCATTTTGATCCGTATAACTGAAGCCAAAATCACGGCTAAACCTGTCACCCAGCTTGAAGGTATTACCTACCTCAATAGCATTAGTTTGCTTAATAGCTTCTTTCTTCTTGCACTCAGGGCACGCGTCCCCAGCCTTCACTTTGGCGATCTCGTTATTTTGGGCAAAATCGCAATCCTCACAATACAATACTGTATCTTCTCCAGATTGGTGAAATACCTGGAACTCGTGAGAGTATTTGCTAAAAGCGCCACCTGTGGATTCCACCACTCGCACTGCAAGCCCCAAGTTGTGGAAGGCGGTCTGGTAGGCTTTCTTCACTAACTCGTAATAATTATCTAAATCTTTCGAATCTGCATGGAAGCTGTAGAGGTCTTTCATTAAAAACTCCCGGCCGCGGAGCAATCCCCCTTTTGCTCTAGGCTCATCACGAAACTTGGTTTGAATCTGGTAAACTGCGGCTGGTAAATCCTTATAAGAATTAAGGTAAGCCTGAGCCAAGGGGGTAACCGTCTCTTCGTGCGTGGGGCCAAGAGCCATCTCCCGGCCGCCATTGTCTTTAAGTCGGTAAAGAGCATCAAACTTATCCCAGCGACCGGTTTTCTGCCAGAGATTTTTTGGGTGGAGCACGGGCATTAAGATTTCACTGGCACCAAGCTTATCCATGTCGCTGCGCACCAGATCCGCTATTTTATTCAATACTTTTAGGCCTAGTGGCAAATAAGTATAAACCCCGGCCCCTACCTGCTGAATGAACCCCCCGCGAACAAGCAGTTGGTAGTTAGCAGATTCGCTTTCTCCGCTGGCAATCTTTAGGGTCCTGCCAAATGTTTGAGATAATTTCATTAGTTTATATCCGTATTGTCATTTCGTCCTAGTTTATCATAAGCGTTTAATATCTGAGTAAGTGACTGCAATCATCAGCATAATCAGCGCCACAAAACCCGCGGTGTGAATGAGCCCTTCGGCTTGGGCCGACAGATTGCGACCAAACAGCTTTTGGGCCACTACCATAAGTAAACGCCCCCCATCCAAAGCCGGCAGCGGCAGAGCATTAATAACCGCTAGAGAAATAGATATGGAAGCCACGAATACTAATACATAAGCCGCTCCTAGCTGAGCGATATTGCTTAGAATAACAACAATACCGACCGGGCCGGCTACCTGCTCGCTTACAGTGCCTTGCGCGATCAAGCCCGCTACTAGGCCGCCAAAAGCCGCTAGGGTACCCCATATCATCTGCGCGGTAATACCGCCGGCTGTTACCACAGAATCAAACAGGCCATACTTCAATTTGTAAGTTAGAAACGGAGCCACTCCCAAATGCCCCTGCTTATTCTCGGGCGACAGAAGCTTGGCTGTCCGGGTAGTAGTCTGGCCGTCTCTTAACACTTCAAGCTGAACAGTGCGGCCGGCATGGGATTTGGTGTAGGCCAAGAGGTCATCTTCGGTTGCAAACCTCTGCCCACCAGCCTCTCCAAGTAACAGATCGCCGCGTTTAATGCCGGCTTTCTCGGCTGGCGAGCCTTCCTGTACGGTTATGGCCATTACCTGCTTGGGCTGGGCAAATTTTGCCTCGCCGGAGCTGAATTGGTTCTGGATTATCGGTGGTAGGCCAGTCAGACAAAGCCAGACAAGAATCAAATAGGCCCCTATTGCGTTCATAGTCACCCCAGCCAGTAAAATGTTTATTTTGTGCCCAAAACTGGCGCCGCCAAAGCTGCCCTTTCCGGTATCGCCAGTAGCCTCACCCTTGAGCTTTACGAACCCTCCTAAAGGAATGAAATTTAGCGAGTAAACAGTGCCTTTAAACTTCCGCCCGATAATCTTAGGCGGAAAGCCGAAGCCAAACTCCTCTACCACAACTCCTGCTTTCTTAGCAGCCCAAAAATGCCCGAGTTCGTGAATGAAGACGAGTAAACCGAATATTAAGAGGACTAACAGAATAGTCGTAAGCATACCTAGTTATTGTAGCACCCCCTCTTTAATAATCTGAAAACTGTCTGGGATACAGTTCAAAATAGTAAGCGAGTATGCCGAGAAGGCGTACAAGCTTTGATGCCGAAATGCGAAGATAGTCTTTAAGAGCCGTAGCGGCGCTGGCGACGAGCGTACTCAGCCAACGCCTCATCTAAGTCGGCTTCGGTGAAGTCGGGCCAATGTTTTTTAACGAATAAGAGTTCAGAGTAAGCCGAACGCCAGAGCATGAAGTTAGAAAGCCTCTGCTCGCCAGACGTTCGAATAACTAAGTCAACCGAGGGTACACCGGGGGCATACAGATACTCATCGATCTTCTCTGGGGTAATTTCTTGCTGCTTTACGCCATCACCTACCATCTTCTTGACCGCGTCGGCAATCTCCAACTGGCCGCCATAATTCAAACAAATTGCTAATGTTCCTGCAGTATTATCTTTGGTTTTAACCTCGGCCTCTCGCATGGCAGTAACCACTTTCGTGCTCAAGCCTTCCAGTGAGCCAATAAAAAGCACTTTGATGTTCTGCTTGTGCAGGTAGTCGGTGTCTTTTTTAGCTAGTTTATAGAAGAGATCCATTAAGTAGCCAACCTCTTCCTTGCTTCGATTCCAGTTCTCGGTAGAAAAAACATAAACCGAAACGTACTTAATGCCTCGCTCAAAGGCGGCTTTGGCCATATTCTTAAATACCTCAGAGCCACGGCGATGCCCCTCCAGCGAAGGCAGGCCATTATCTTTAGCCCAGCGGCGATTACCGTCTAAGATGAGGCCTATGTGCTGAGGCACTGAATCTTGATGCGCAGATATTGATGTTGGTTGGGCAGTTTGGGTAGACATAATCAGTAATTATACTCTTTTTCAGCCGCTTAGACTGTTAATATCTCCTGCTCTTTTTGCCTCGCAATATCATCAGCCTTCTGGTTATACTGCTCGATTTTTTTATTCAAATCAGTTTCTGCCCGTCGGGATTCATCCTGGCCGATCTGCTTGTCTTTCTCCAGTTTACGTACTTCGTTCAAGACTTCGTGCCGAATATTACGCAGAGCAATATGGCACTGCTCGACTTTCGTACCCAACTGCTTTACTATTTCGCGCCTAGCTTCTTCTGTCATCGAGGGAATATTAATGCGAACTGTTGTGCCGTCACTAGACGGGTTAAGGCTAAGAGACTTACTTTCGCGCAGAGCCTTTTCTATTACTTCCACCATATTGCGATCCCAGGGTGAAATAGCGATTGTACTGGCATCTGGTGTGCTG
Coding sequences within it:
- the uppS gene encoding polyprenyl diphosphate synthase, with amino-acid sequence MSTQTAQPTSISAHQDSVPQHIGLILDGNRRWAKDNGLPSLEGHRRGSEVFKNMAKAAFERGIKYVSVYVFSTENWNRSKEEVGYLMDLFYKLAKKDTDYLHKQNIKVLFIGSLEGLSTKVVTAMREAEVKTKDNTAGTLAICLNYGGQLEIADAVKKMVGDGVKQQEITPEKIDEYLYAPGVPSVDLVIRTSGEQRLSNFMLWRSAYSELLFVKKHWPDFTEADLDEALAEYARRQRRYGS
- a CDS encoding site-2 protease family protein, with the translated sequence MLTTILLVLLIFGLLVFIHELGHFWAAKKAGVVVEEFGFGFPPKIIGRKFKGTVYSLNFIPLGGFVKLKGEATGDTGKGSFGGASFGHKINILLAGVTMNAIGAYLILVWLCLTGLPPIIQNQFSSGEAKFAQPKQVMAITVQEGSPAEKAGIKRGDLLLGEAGGQRFATEDDLLAYTKSHAGRTVQLEVLRDGQTTTRTAKLLSPENKQGHLGVAPFLTYKLKYGLFDSVVTAGGITAQMIWGTLAAFGGLVAGLIAQGTVSEQVAGPVGIVVILSNIAQLGAAYVLVFVASISISLAVINALPLPALDGGRLLMVVAQKLFGRNLSAQAEGLIHTAGFVALIMLMIAVTYSDIKRL
- the frr gene encoding ribosome recycling factor; protein product: MTAAELVSGVDARFKKALEHLEEELKTLRTGRAQTAMVENVTVEQYGQPMLLKAVATISTPDASTIAISPWDRNMVEVIEKALRESKSLSLNPSSDGTTVRINIPSMTEEARREIVKQLGTKVEQCHIALRNIRHEVLNEVRKLEKDKQIGQDESRRAETDLNKKIEQYNQKADDIARQKEQEILTV